A single region of the Elizabethkingia sp. JS20170427COW genome encodes:
- a CDS encoding SusC/RagA family TonB-linked outer membrane protein, which translates to MTRKLQILSAVGVSFFLMQSNIYGQRTKASDTLTKENNIDEVVVVGYKKQRKETLTTSVAAVDGDKLKDVTSANFQNALQGKLPGVTVAISSGQPGSKPTIRVRGITSFGASNDPLYVVDGVIQHGDGDVPPDQIESITVLKDTAATTLYGARGAAGVIVITTKSGRGSSFNVNVTNTYNFFNMGNFKVMNSQQQKERFMEFAKNGADLSTILGNVSGGVVTNLDQIHEDFDWFKVATQVGEVKDASVSFSKSKEGSKTYIVAGYYNEKGTVKGYEFDRISARLNHETDVKPWLKVSPKLFFKYDKVDNRSYSLFDGAMKMPWDSPYFNDGSLKNVIDNPSIVWFSRDRDNYLYDRDLYYSNSNVFQGQGNLDFEVKLTDKLKFISTNGLTYYNSDGFSYSDPSAFGSRSESVKGTMGSSTATRWTKYTNQMLRYENEWGKHRFNGLVAFEYMDYMYKGFSANTKKIIPGMEILGGAEANGAPRGTKNEYAFQSILSNFDYSYDDRYMLQASLRTDESSKFSPKYSRGWFWGVSAGWNVHNEAFFQNLTSTINKFKLRGSYGTQGNTPSEGALGDPALYGPYSMLTQSNYLDEVALITWTLANNTLKWETVKQLNLGLDASLLRNRVNVVVDWYNKDTHDLITTVPLSYITGFSDKLSNVGMLRNRGIEIAVDADVIRKPNLTWNVGINFSKNKTTFEQLYLNDQITGNYIRREGERYLTYRMKEWAGVDVATGDPLWYVVNADGSRTTTNNWNKATYQVLDKSRLPDFNASFNTSLTYKGFTLSANVYVSVGGYIYNSERSLMDSDGIYPFYNQMVFHKDWIRWEKGDPNGTNNVATHPSLIYNDGRKSNQASTRYLEDGTFVKIRNISLAYNLPKEFLPGNVFKSVKVFMNLDNFFRFSKFSGMDPEVGMTEDAYYKYPVPKSVSMGMNVTF; encoded by the coding sequence ATGACACGAAAATTGCAAATATTAAGTGCGGTTGGAGTTTCGTTTTTTTTGATGCAGTCTAATATTTATGGACAGAGAACAAAAGCAAGCGATACTTTAACAAAAGAAAACAATATTGACGAAGTTGTAGTAGTAGGTTATAAAAAACAACGAAAGGAGACTTTAACAACCTCTGTAGCAGCTGTAGATGGAGATAAGTTGAAGGATGTTACAAGTGCTAATTTCCAAAATGCATTGCAAGGAAAATTACCTGGGGTTACCGTTGCTATTAGTAGTGGGCAGCCGGGGTCTAAGCCTACAATTCGTGTAAGGGGGATTACCAGTTTTGGGGCGTCTAATGATCCTCTTTATGTAGTGGATGGAGTAATCCAGCATGGGGATGGAGACGTACCTCCAGATCAAATAGAAAGTATAACAGTTTTAAAAGATACAGCAGCTACCACTCTTTATGGAGCGAGAGGAGCTGCGGGGGTTATTGTAATTACTACCAAATCTGGAAGAGGAAGTTCTTTTAATGTAAATGTTACCAATACCTATAACTTCTTTAATATGGGAAATTTCAAAGTGATGAATTCCCAGCAGCAGAAAGAACGTTTCATGGAGTTTGCAAAAAATGGAGCTGATTTATCAACCATTTTAGGAAATGTTTCAGGAGGAGTGGTTACTAATTTGGATCAGATTCATGAGGATTTTGATTGGTTTAAAGTGGCAACTCAGGTAGGAGAAGTAAAAGATGCAAGTGTCTCCTTTAGTAAGAGTAAAGAGGGTTCTAAAACTTATATCGTTGCAGGCTATTACAATGAAAAAGGAACGGTAAAGGGATATGAATTTGATAGGATATCAGCAAGACTAAATCATGAAACGGATGTAAAACCATGGTTAAAAGTTTCACCTAAATTGTTCTTTAAATATGATAAAGTAGATAATAGATCTTATTCTTTATTTGATGGAGCCATGAAGATGCCTTGGGATAGTCCTTATTTTAACGATGGCTCTTTGAAAAACGTAATCGATAACCCAAGTATTGTTTGGTTTAGTAGAGATAGAGATAATTATTTGTATGATAGAGATTTATACTATAGTAATAGTAATGTTTTTCAGGGTCAAGGAAATTTAGATTTTGAAGTAAAGTTAACTGATAAGTTGAAGTTTATCTCTACCAATGGATTAACATATTATAATTCAGATGGATTTTCTTATTCGGATCCTTCAGCTTTTGGGTCGAGATCAGAAAGTGTAAAGGGAACTATGGGGTCTTCTACAGCTACCCGATGGACTAAATATACCAATCAAATGTTGAGGTATGAGAACGAATGGGGAAAACACAGGTTTAATGGGTTGGTAGCCTTCGAGTATATGGATTACATGTACAAAGGTTTTAGCGCAAATACTAAGAAAATTATCCCAGGAATGGAAATCTTGGGAGGAGCTGAAGCTAATGGAGCACCAAGAGGAACTAAGAATGAATATGCTTTCCAATCTATCTTGAGTAATTTCGATTATTCTTATGATGATCGCTATATGTTGCAAGCGTCTCTTAGAACAGATGAATCTTCAAAATTTAGCCCTAAATATTCCAGAGGTTGGTTCTGGGGGGTAAGTGCAGGTTGGAATGTACATAATGAGGCGTTTTTCCAAAATTTAACTTCAACCATCAATAAATTTAAATTGAGAGGGAGTTACGGTACCCAGGGGAATACTCCTTCTGAGGGAGCTTTGGGAGATCCTGCTTTATATGGACCATATAGTATGCTAACCCAATCTAACTATTTAGATGAGGTTGCCTTAATTACTTGGACTTTAGCTAATAATACCCTTAAATGGGAAACTGTTAAGCAGTTGAACTTAGGTCTAGATGCTTCTTTATTGAGAAATAGAGTAAATGTAGTGGTAGATTGGTATAATAAAGATACTCATGATTTGATTACCACTGTTCCGTTATCTTATATTACAGGTTTTTCTGATAAATTATCGAATGTAGGAATGTTAAGAAACAGAGGTATTGAAATCGCTGTAGATGCAGACGTGATAAGAAAACCTAACCTTACTTGGAATGTAGGGATTAACTTCTCTAAAAACAAAACTACTTTTGAGCAATTGTATCTAAATGATCAAATTACAGGGAATTATATTAGAAGAGAAGGAGAAAGATATCTTACATATCGTATGAAAGAGTGGGCTGGTGTTGATGTAGCAACAGGAGATCCGCTATGGTATGTTGTAAATGCAGACGGAAGTCGCACTACAACCAATAATTGGAATAAGGCAACTTACCAAGTATTGGATAAATCTAGATTGCCAGACTTTAATGCAAGTTTTAATACATCGCTTACCTATAAAGGATTTACCTTATCAGCTAACGTATATGTTAGCGTAGGTGGTTATATCTATAATAGTGAAAGAAGCTTGATGGATTCCGATGGTATTTATCCATTTTATAACCAAATGGTTTTCCACAAAGATTGGATTAGATGGGAAAAAGGAGATCCTAATGGAACGAATAATGTAGCGACTCACCCAAGCTTGATTTATAACGATGGTAGAAAATCTAATCAAGCATCCACTCGTTATTTAGAAGATGGCACATTTGTGAAAATTAGAAACATTTCGTTAGCCTACAATCTTCCGAAAGAATTTTTGCCAGGAAATGTGTTTAAAAGCGTAAAAGTATTCATGAATTTAGATAACTTCTTCAGATTCAGTAAATTCTCGGGAATGGATCCAGAAGTAGGAATGACAGAAGATGCTTATTACAAGTATCCAGTTCCAAAAAGTGTTTCAATGGGTATGAATGTTACCTTCTAA
- a CDS encoding RidA family protein, which yields MKEIISTENAPAAIGPYSQANLVNGVLYISGQIPIDPQTGKLVDGIEKETHQVMKNLAAILEAAGMTFKNVVKTSIFLKSMDDFAQMNEIYASYLEEGSYPARETVQVACLPKNVNVEISMIAHKA from the coding sequence ATGAAAGAAATTATCTCAACAGAGAATGCGCCCGCAGCAATAGGGCCGTACTCTCAAGCAAATTTAGTAAACGGAGTTTTATATATTTCTGGACAAATCCCAATTGATCCACAAACAGGAAAATTAGTAGATGGGATAGAAAAGGAAACACATCAAGTAATGAAAAACCTAGCGGCAATTTTAGAAGCTGCAGGAATGACGTTTAAAAACGTGGTAAAAACTTCTATCTTCTTAAAAAGCATGGATGACTTTGCCCAGATGAATGAAATTTACGCATCATATTTAGAAGAAGGGTCATATCCTGCTAGAGAAACTGTACAGGTAGCATGCCTTCCCAAGAATGTTAATGTTGAAATCTCAATGATTGCTCATAAAGCATAA
- a CDS encoding putative LPS assembly protein LptD — protein sequence MNSNGFKNTLQILIFLIFNSFLAQGVKENAKGEANIKDKVEIKTDTLKNDSLLKTERIQDVVKTKADIITNNMSQRQTVLEKNASIIYQDMQVDADYILYDWGKNQIFARGKLDKKGKIISGAAFSQGNQKGEYESLTYNLKTKQAIAYNARTEQNEGVIVAQKMKKVGDSIYYLRNGKYTTDEYFMQKKDSMSDYFMLASKIKLIKGKENSRVITGPIQMYIENVPTPLVMPFAILPFSDKRSAGILIPSFGERQDVGFFLNGLGYYQPIGEHFDLKILTDIYTKGSWNIRPEVNYRKNYRYQGSFVAEIGTRITGIQGLPDYSKSSTYRIGWRHSQDTKANPYFNFSANVDIISNKFYNNTLNNNYIFNGSALNTSQNSSISFTKRFLNLPFTINGTASYSQNFATGLVDLRLPQFTVSVNQFYLLKPKTGIRTGLLENINVNTNLAFMNSVSAPQEELFTKAMFDKMNTGLQNTISLGTNSSIFKYFTFSLSASINNVMTTKTVEKKYDPVQDEVKSIQHNNLSGFSTFSTSASLQTILYGMLKFNKNSPVQAIRHMITPSISFNYSPDFSAQSWGYYDSYYDRTGMLVPYSIFEGGMYGSPSSGLNQSIGFNINNSLEMKVKSKKDSTGVEKVKIFENFNISGNYNFAATKNKWSLITMNTQTSLFKNKLNVNMAMSLDPYRIDFAPGATTGVRTDEFGHFSIASFNAQLSMPLSEAIFGEKKEDLSKKYKTKGEIRNEGYYFDEDYYARFAQPWTLNVNAQYSYAKGLSKTPTKSFSVGLDGTLKLTPFWSINGSTYYDVVKGELAYTRLGFTRDQRSFSITFNWVPTGMNKVYDFFIGIKANILKDAVKYKSRSFNDPRSSY from the coding sequence TTGAATTCAAACGGTTTCAAAAATACCCTACAAATTTTAATTTTCCTAATTTTTAACAGTTTTTTAGCACAAGGCGTTAAGGAAAATGCAAAAGGGGAGGCTAATATAAAGGATAAGGTAGAGATTAAAACAGATACCTTAAAGAACGACTCTCTTTTAAAAACAGAGCGGATCCAAGATGTAGTAAAGACAAAAGCGGACATTATCACCAATAATATGTCTCAGAGACAAACGGTATTGGAGAAGAATGCATCTATTATCTATCAAGATATGCAAGTGGATGCTGATTATATATTATATGATTGGGGAAAAAACCAAATTTTTGCACGAGGAAAACTCGATAAGAAGGGTAAAATTATCTCAGGAGCAGCCTTTAGTCAAGGAAATCAGAAAGGAGAATATGAAAGTTTAACCTATAATCTGAAAACCAAGCAAGCAATTGCCTATAATGCGAGAACCGAACAAAATGAAGGGGTAATTGTAGCTCAGAAGATGAAAAAAGTAGGGGATTCTATCTACTATTTGCGAAATGGTAAATATACAACGGACGAGTACTTTATGCAGAAAAAGGATAGTATGTCCGACTATTTTATGTTGGCTTCTAAAATCAAGCTAATCAAAGGAAAGGAAAACTCCAGGGTGATTACAGGTCCTATACAAATGTATATTGAAAATGTACCTACTCCTTTGGTAATGCCTTTTGCGATATTACCTTTTTCAGATAAAAGAAGTGCAGGGATTTTAATTCCGAGTTTTGGGGAAAGACAAGATGTAGGGTTCTTCTTGAATGGCTTAGGGTATTATCAACCGATAGGAGAGCATTTTGATTTAAAAATCCTTACAGATATTTATACTAAAGGAAGTTGGAATATACGTCCCGAGGTAAATTATCGTAAAAATTATCGCTATCAGGGTAGTTTTGTAGCGGAAATAGGAACTCGTATTACAGGAATACAAGGACTTCCGGATTATTCGAAAAGCAGTACTTATCGTATCGGATGGAGGCATTCTCAAGATACGAAGGCAAATCCTTATTTTAACTTCTCTGCTAATGTGGATATTATTAGTAATAAATTCTATAATAATACCCTGAACAATAATTATATATTTAATGGAAGTGCGCTTAATACAAGTCAAAATTCATCAATATCTTTCACGAAGAGATTTTTAAATCTTCCTTTTACGATTAATGGAACTGCATCTTATAGTCAGAATTTTGCAACAGGTTTAGTAGATCTTCGTTTGCCACAATTTACAGTAAGTGTTAATCAATTTTATTTATTGAAACCTAAAACAGGGATTAGAACAGGACTTCTTGAAAACATTAATGTCAACACCAATCTTGCCTTTATGAATTCGGTAAGTGCTCCTCAGGAAGAATTATTTACTAAGGCAATGTTCGATAAGATGAATACGGGATTACAGAACACGATTTCCTTGGGAACTAATTCCTCTATTTTCAAGTATTTTACGTTTTCACTTAGTGCTAGTATCAATAATGTGATGACGACTAAAACGGTAGAGAAGAAATACGATCCTGTTCAAGATGAGGTGAAGAGTATTCAACATAATAATCTATCAGGGTTTAGTACTTTTAGTACTTCTGCTAGTTTACAAACTATTTTGTATGGAATGCTGAAGTTTAATAAAAACTCTCCCGTACAAGCAATACGTCATATGATAACGCCGAGTATTAGCTTTAATTACTCGCCAGATTTTAGTGCTCAATCTTGGGGATATTATGATAGTTATTATGATAGAACAGGGATGTTGGTGCCTTATTCTATTTTTGAAGGAGGAATGTATGGGTCTCCTTCTTCAGGGCTTAACCAATCTATAGGATTTAACATCAACAATAGTTTGGAAATGAAGGTGAAATCTAAAAAAGATTCTACAGGGGTAGAGAAGGTAAAGATTTTTGAAAACTTTAATATTTCCGGAAACTATAACTTCGCAGCTACTAAGAATAAATGGTCTTTGATTACTATGAACACTCAGACTTCTTTGTTTAAGAATAAGCTGAATGTGAATATGGCAATGTCCCTAGATCCTTATAGAATAGATTTTGCCCCTGGAGCAACAACAGGAGTAAGAACGGATGAGTTTGGACATTTTAGTATTGCAAGCTTCAACGCCCAATTGTCGATGCCTTTATCTGAAGCCATTTTTGGAGAGAAAAAAGAAGATTTATCCAAGAAATATAAGACGAAGGGGGAAATAAGGAATGAGGGATATTACTTTGATGAAGATTATTATGCTCGTTTTGCACAACCCTGGACTTTAAATGTTAATGCACAGTATAGCTATGCAAAAGGATTAAGCAAAACTCCAACCAAGAGTTTTTCTGTAGGGCTAGATGGTACATTGAAACTTACACCTTTTTGGAGTATTAATGGAAGTACTTACTATGATGTAGTAAAAGGAGAGTTGGCTTATACCCGCTTAGGGTTTACGAGAGATCAAAGGAGTTTTAGCATTACCTTTAACTGGGTGCCAACAGGAATGAATAAAGTGTATGACTTCTTTATCGGTATTAAAGCAAATATATTAAAAGATGCAGTGAAGTATAAGTCAAGGAGTTTTAATGATCCTAGGAGTTCCTACTAA
- a CDS encoding N-acetylmuramoyl-L-alanine amidase gives MKMNIRLFNLKKYFIIASGALFISLNAQNKKFTLVIDPGHGNQNGSARHYSDLGEVREDHVVLGVGLKLGKLLEKNKDIKVIFTRTSDVLPSLTDRTNLANRSKADLFVSIHCNSTGSGTTAAYGTETFVQGPDQNKANLEVAKRENSVIYLDKQDEQNFASYDPSSPESLIALKLQQSKYLASSLMIGGLVEENFVKKNNRNSRGVKQANLHVLRQNAMPSILIETGFVNNYDDAQYLISEKGQQEIAESIYDAILKYKKASERNNAPQISQEVPEKKEEKKLDSDYRIHIITSPNKYTENDPIFRGLNYILTIKEGNNYNYYYAVTNLESGKIANLEKVKSAGFNNAKAVAFKTNEKLKRGYYTIEVAVSDSRLRNNDKIFQVLGDVNREKIKGVFHYTYGNVNTLESAVKLQKQIEDKGINNTVIEKK, from the coding sequence ATGAAGATGAATATCCGCCTATTTAATCTTAAAAAATATTTCATAATTGCATCGGGAGCTCTATTCATAAGCCTAAATGCACAAAATAAAAAATTCACCCTAGTTATTGATCCTGGCCATGGCAACCAAAACGGATCTGCCCGACACTATTCAGATCTTGGAGAAGTAAGAGAAGACCATGTCGTTCTAGGAGTAGGCCTGAAACTAGGAAAATTACTAGAAAAGAATAAAGATATCAAAGTTATTTTTACCAGAACTTCAGATGTACTTCCCTCTCTTACCGACAGAACTAATCTTGCCAATAGAAGCAAAGCAGATCTATTCGTATCCATCCACTGTAATTCCACTGGATCTGGCACAACAGCAGCCTACGGTACGGAAACTTTTGTACAAGGCCCCGACCAAAACAAAGCCAATCTAGAAGTTGCAAAAAGAGAAAACTCTGTAATCTACCTCGATAAACAAGATGAGCAAAACTTTGCCTCTTACGATCCTAGCTCTCCAGAATCTCTTATCGCTCTAAAATTACAACAGAGTAAATACCTAGCGAGCAGCCTTATGATTGGAGGACTTGTGGAAGAAAATTTTGTGAAAAAAAACAACAGAAACTCCCGAGGGGTAAAACAAGCCAACCTTCACGTACTAAGACAAAACGCAATGCCTTCTATTCTTATAGAAACAGGATTTGTCAATAATTACGATGACGCTCAGTATCTCATCTCTGAAAAAGGGCAACAAGAAATAGCAGAATCCATCTATGATGCTATCCTAAAATACAAAAAGGCATCAGAAAGGAACAATGCTCCACAGATTAGCCAAGAGGTTCCAGAAAAAAAGGAAGAGAAAAAATTAGACAGCGATTATAGAATCCACATTATTACCTCACCTAATAAATATACAGAAAACGACCCTATATTTAGAGGTCTCAACTACATCCTTACCATTAAAGAAGGTAACAACTATAATTATTATTATGCAGTTACCAATCTAGAAAGTGGTAAGATTGCCAACTTAGAAAAAGTAAAAAGCGCTGGTTTCAACAATGCAAAAGCTGTAGCCTTTAAAACTAACGAAAAACTAAAAAGAGGATATTATACCATTGAAGTAGCCGTTAGCGACAGCAGACTAAGGAATAATGACAAAATCTTCCAAGTATTAGGAGATGTAAACCGCGAAAAAATTAAAGGAGTTTTCCACTACACTTATGGAAATGTAAACACCTTAGAATCAGCTGTAAAACTTCAAAAGCAAATAGAAGACAAGGGCATTAACAACACGGTAATCGAAAAAAAATAA
- the rpsT gene encoding 30S ribosomal protein S20, producing MANHKSALKRIRQNNAKRLRNRYYHKTARTAVKVLRNETEKSVASEQLPKVISLLDKLAKKNIIHKNKAANLKSKLTKHVNKLA from the coding sequence ATGGCAAATCATAAATCAGCTCTTAAAAGAATTAGACAAAATAACGCTAAGAGATTAAGAAATAGATACTATCACAAAACTGCAAGAACTGCAGTTAAAGTATTAAGAAATGAAACTGAGAAGTCTGTGGCTTCTGAGCAACTTCCTAAAGTTATCTCTTTATTAGATAAACTAGCGAAGAAGAATATTATTCACAAGAATAAAGCTGCTAACTTAAAAAGCAAATTAACTAAACACGTTAATAAGTTAGCGTAA
- a CDS encoding bifunctional 4-hydroxy-2-oxoglutarate aldolase/2-dehydro-3-deoxy-phosphogluconate aldolase, translating into MEWLLKNSIVPVYYHSDIDECKRIVDICYDSGIKCFEFVNRGDQALMNFGELMKYRNENYPDLKLGIGTIKSWEEAQEYISLEPDFLVSPFFDEELAIKCKEHSIVWVPGCATPTEIAKAEKMGYKFVKIFPASSLGFGFLKSIQPIFPEMKFMVTGGIPVDSHEIERWRNVGAFAVGLGSALFSGATAKEELVQKIKGL; encoded by the coding sequence ATGGAATGGTTATTAAAGAATAGTATTGTACCTGTATATTATCATTCGGATATTGATGAATGTAAGAGGATTGTTGATATTTGCTATGATTCGGGAATCAAGTGTTTTGAATTTGTAAATAGGGGAGATCAAGCTTTGATGAATTTTGGTGAATTGATGAAGTACAGAAATGAAAATTACCCTGATTTAAAATTAGGAATAGGAACGATTAAATCTTGGGAAGAGGCTCAGGAATATATTTCTTTAGAGCCTGACTTTTTAGTAAGCCCCTTTTTCGATGAAGAATTAGCAATAAAATGTAAAGAGCATTCTATAGTTTGGGTGCCAGGTTGTGCTACTCCTACGGAAATTGCTAAAGCCGAAAAGATGGGATATAAGTTTGTTAAGATTTTCCCAGCTTCTAGTTTAGGTTTTGGTTTTTTGAAATCAATACAACCGATATTTCCAGAGATGAAATTTATGGTTACTGGAGGAATACCTGTAGATAGCCATGAAATAGAAAGATGGAGAAATGTAGGAGCCTTTGCTGTAGGATTAGGATCTGCTCTATTCTCTGGAGCTACAGCAAAAGAAGAATTGGTACAAAAAATAAAAGGATTGTAG
- a CDS encoding sugar kinase, whose product MKNRNKIICFGEPLVRFQALDTHFIDEQHQLNIYPGGSEANVAVRLASLGHQTSFVSLGPDNLIMKEYLSVLASKKVGIQDFKLKGDRLGTYFLLSPNGLTKGEVVYDRKYSSFSQLKHEDFDWDNLFEDCQLFHWTALTPALSESTAQVMKKILQKAEEKGVCISVDLNYRNKLWQYGKSPLEVMPKLVEYCDLILGNIWAESIMLGSPIEESLDIRTPSEKYLDLASEIAHHLFVQFPKAKLIGNTFRFSKNKNHNFLFGTAHSKQRNALSDLYETYELVDRIGSGDAFMAGVISSYLKGESELEMVNSGIWEAYKKLFIKGDF is encoded by the coding sequence ATGAAGAACAGAAATAAAATTATATGCTTTGGAGAACCTTTGGTGAGGTTTCAGGCATTAGATACACACTTTATTGATGAGCAGCATCAACTTAATATTTATCCAGGAGGCTCCGAGGCGAACGTAGCAGTTAGACTGGCAAGCTTAGGTCACCAGACTTCCTTTGTTTCCTTGGGACCAGATAATCTTATTATGAAAGAATATCTTAGTGTTTTAGCATCTAAGAAAGTAGGAATTCAAGATTTTAAATTGAAGGGAGATCGTTTAGGAACTTATTTTTTATTATCTCCGAATGGGCTAACAAAGGGGGAAGTAGTATATGATAGGAAATATTCTTCTTTCAGTCAGTTGAAACATGAAGACTTTGATTGGGATAATCTTTTTGAAGATTGCCAACTTTTTCATTGGACTGCTTTAACCCCAGCACTTAGCGAATCTACAGCTCAAGTAATGAAGAAGATATTGCAGAAGGCTGAAGAAAAGGGAGTTTGTATTTCTGTAGACTTAAATTACAGAAATAAACTGTGGCAATATGGAAAGTCTCCATTGGAAGTAATGCCTAAGCTTGTGGAATATTGCGATTTAATTTTAGGAAATATATGGGCTGAAAGTATCATGTTGGGAAGCCCAATAGAAGAATCTTTAGATATCCGAACACCATCAGAGAAATATTTAGATTTAGCTTCAGAAATTGCCCATCATCTTTTTGTACAGTTTCCTAAGGCTAAATTAATTGGTAATACCTTTAGGTTTAGCAAGAATAAAAACCACAATTTTCTTTTTGGAACAGCTCATTCTAAACAAAGGAATGCATTGAGTGACCTTTATGAAACTTATGAACTGGTAGACAGAATAGGAAGTGGAGATGCTTTTATGGCTGGGGTCATTTCTTCTTACCTAAAAGGAGAATCTGAATTAGAAATGGTGAATTCAGGAATTTGGGAAGCTTATAAAAAGTTATTTATAAAAGGAGATTTTTAA
- a CDS encoding SDR family oxidoreductase, whose amino-acid sequence MSILNKFSLQDKVIVVTGATGILGKSFVKALGEAGATVAILGRNEERGRARVNEVISAGGNAEFFISDVLNKEQLIETNNLIIKKWGKIDGLVNAAGGNIPGATILPDQNLFDTQIEDTTSAIELNLYGTIIPTFVFGKEMVKTGKASIVNISSLAASRPLTRVLGYSVAKHGIDGFTKWMATELPLRYGDGIRCNAIAPGVFLTEQNRTLLTHQDGTYTDRAQKFINNTPFSRLGDPEELAGTLVYLLSDASKFVNGEVLFVDGGFNAWCGV is encoded by the coding sequence ATGAGCATATTAAATAAATTTTCACTTCAAGATAAAGTAATTGTGGTTACCGGAGCAACCGGAATATTGGGAAAATCTTTTGTAAAAGCGTTAGGAGAAGCCGGTGCCACAGTTGCCATCTTAGGTAGAAATGAAGAAAGAGGAAGAGCGCGAGTAAATGAAGTAATTTCTGCTGGTGGAAATGCCGAATTCTTCATATCAGATGTTCTCAATAAAGAACAACTTATAGAAACTAATAACCTTATTATAAAAAAGTGGGGAAAAATAGATGGCTTGGTTAACGCTGCTGGAGGAAATATCCCTGGAGCAACCATCTTGCCCGACCAAAATCTGTTCGATACCCAAATAGAAGATACCACTAGCGCTATCGAACTTAACCTATACGGTACTATTATCCCCACTTTTGTTTTTGGAAAAGAAATGGTGAAAACCGGAAAAGCTTCAATTGTAAATATTTCCTCTTTGGCGGCGAGTAGGCCATTAACCCGTGTTTTGGGCTACTCTGTTGCCAAACATGGTATCGATGGATTTACTAAATGGATGGCTACAGAACTTCCTCTACGCTATGGAGACGGAATCCGATGCAATGCTATCGCTCCTGGAGTTTTTCTTACCGAACAAAACAGAACCTTACTCACCCATCAAGACGGGACTTATACCGATAGAGCCCAAAAATTCATTAACAATACTCCATTCTCTCGATTAGGAGATCCAGAAGAATTGGCGGGTACTTTGGTTTATTTATTAAGTGATGCTTCAAAATTTGTAAATGGAGAAGTACTCTTTGTAGATGGTGGTTTTAATGCTTGGTGTGGAGTTTAA